Proteins from a single region of Esox lucius isolate fEsoLuc1 chromosome 13, fEsoLuc1.pri, whole genome shotgun sequence:
- the snx2 gene encoding sorting nexin-2 isoform X2 — MAAEMEPPPLGNAGETDFRELEDGEDLFVSTVTTLEYPEPSSPEPASLPAEDISINSNGPKQKDVSFDDDPEDLFAEATEEVSLDSPEREPILSDGPSPAITPVTPTTMLTPRMDLGAADMFERSLDEIEEDNNGDTFDIHIAVSDPEKVGDGMNAYMGYKVTTKTSMTIFNKNETTVRRRFSDFLGLHSKLASKYLHIGYIVPPAPEKSIVGMTKVKVGKEDLSSAEFVEKRRSALERYLMRTVKHPVLLKDPDVIMFLESSELPRAVSTQALSGAGILRMVNKAADAVNKMTIKMNESDAWFEEKHQQFENLDLQLRKLHASVESLVCHRKELSVNTASFAKSAAMLGNSEDHTALSRALSQLAEVEEKIDRLHQDQAYADFYLFSELLGDYVRLITAVKSVFDQRMKTWSKWQDTQLLLQKKRESEAKLQFANKPDKLQQAKDEIKEEIEELEGKVEQGEKDFELISKTIRKEVSRFEKERVKDFKAVIIKYLESLVQTQQQLIKYWEAFLPEAKAIA, encoded by the exons ATGGCGGCGGAGATGGAACCTCCACCGCTGGGGAATGCAGGAGAGACTGACTTTAGGGAGCTAGAAGATGGAGAGGACCTTTTTGTCAGTACTGTCACTACACTAGAG TATCCTGAACCCTCATCTCCAGAACCTGCCAGCCTACCTGCAGAAGACATAAGTATAAACTCAAATGGACCTAAGCAAAAAGATGTTTCATTTGATGACGATCCAGAAGATCTGTTTGCAG AAGCAACAGAGGAAGTTTCTCTGGACAGCCCAGAGAGGGAACCCATTCTGTCGGATGGTCCTTCTCCGGCCATCACCCCTGTCACCCCAACAACTATGCTCACCCCCAGGATGGACCTGGGCGCTGCAGACATGTTTGAGAGATCCTTGGATGAG ATTGAGGAGGACAACAATGGTGACACCTTTGACATCCACATAGCAGTGTCCGATCCAGAGAAAGTTG gaGATGGAATGAATGCTTACATGGGATACAAGGTAACAACAAAG ACCTCTATGACAATTTTTAACAAGAATGAAACCACTGTTAGAAGGAGGTTTAGTGACTTTCTGGGATTGCACAGCAAACTAGCCTCCAAGTACCTGCACATAGGTTACATAGTCCCTCCCGCTCCAGAGAAAAGCATTGTGG GAATGACTAAGGTCAAAGTTGGGAAGGAAGATTTATCATCTGCAGAATTTGTCGAGAAGAGAAGATCAGCTTTAGAAAG GTATCTGATGAGAACAGTAAAACATCCTGTCTTGCTGAAAGATCCGGATGTCATAATGTTCTTGGAGAGTTCAGAG CTGCCGAGAGCGGTTAGCACCCAGGCGCTGAGTGGGGCCGGAATATTGAGGATGGTAAACAAAGCTGCCGACGCtgtcaacaaaatgacaatcaAGATGAATGAATCGGATGCG TGGTTTGAGGAAAAGCACCAACAGTTTGAGAACCTTGACCTGCAACTCCGAAAACTGCATGCCAGTGTGGAGTCTTTGGTCTGTCACCGAAAAG AGCTGTCTGTGAACACGGCGTCTTTCGCCAAGTCGGCGGCGATGCTGGGGAACTCGGAGGACCACACGGCTCTGTCGCGGGCCCTGTCCCAGCTGGCCGAGGTGGAGGAGAAGATCGACCGGCTGCACCAGGACCAGGCCTATGCCGATTTCTATCTGTTCTCCGAACTGCTGGGGGACTATGTACGCCTGATCACTGCAGTCAAG AGCGTATTTGACCAGAGGATGAAGACCTGGTCCAAGTGGCAGGACACCCAGCTCTTGCTACAGAAGAAGCGTGAGTCTGAGGCCAAACTACAGTTTGCCAACAAGCCTGACAAACTTCAGCAGGCTAAGGACGAAATCAAAGAG GAGATTGAGGAG TTGGAGGGGAAGGTTGAACAAGGAGAGAAAGACTTTGAACTGATTTCAAAAACCATTCGGAAAGAAGTGAGCAGATTCGAG AAAGAAAGGGTGAAGGACTTCAAAGCTGTCATTATTAAATACCTTGAGTCGCTCGTGCAAACACAACAGCAG CTCATAAAGTATTGGGAGGCGTTCTTACCAGAAGCCAAAGCTATTGCATAG
- the snx2 gene encoding sorting nexin-2 isoform X3 yields MAAEMEPPPLGNAGETDFRELEDGEDLFVSTVTTLEYPEPSSPEPASLPAEDISINSNGPKQKDVSFDDDPEDLFAEATEEVSLDSPEREPILSDGPSPAITPVTPTTMLTPRMDLGAADMFERSLDEIEEDNNGDTFDIHIAVSDPEKVGDGMNAYMGYKVTTKTSMTIFNKNETTVRRRFSDFLGLHSKLASKYLHIGYIVPPAPEKSIVGMTKVKVGKEDLSSAEFVEKRRSALERYLMRTVKHPVLLKDPDVIMFLESSELPRAVSTQALSGAGILRMVNKAADAVNKMTIKMNESDAWFEEKHQQFENLDLQLRKLHASVESLVCHRKELSVNTASFAKSAAMLGNSEDHTALSRALSQLAEVEEKIDRLHQDQAYADFYLFSELLGDYVRLITAVKSVFDQRMKTWSKWQDTQLLLQKKRESEAKLQFANKPDKLQQAKDEIKELEGKVEQGEKDFELISKTIRKEVSRFEKERVKDFKAVIIKYLESLVQTQQQLIKYWEAFLPEAKAIA; encoded by the exons ATGGCGGCGGAGATGGAACCTCCACCGCTGGGGAATGCAGGAGAGACTGACTTTAGGGAGCTAGAAGATGGAGAGGACCTTTTTGTCAGTACTGTCACTACACTAGAG TATCCTGAACCCTCATCTCCAGAACCTGCCAGCCTACCTGCAGAAGACATAAGTATAAACTCAAATGGACCTAAGCAAAAAGATGTTTCATTTGATGACGATCCAGAAGATCTGTTTGCAG AAGCAACAGAGGAAGTTTCTCTGGACAGCCCAGAGAGGGAACCCATTCTGTCGGATGGTCCTTCTCCGGCCATCACCCCTGTCACCCCAACAACTATGCTCACCCCCAGGATGGACCTGGGCGCTGCAGACATGTTTGAGAGATCCTTGGATGAG ATTGAGGAGGACAACAATGGTGACACCTTTGACATCCACATAGCAGTGTCCGATCCAGAGAAAGTTG gaGATGGAATGAATGCTTACATGGGATACAAGGTAACAACAAAG ACCTCTATGACAATTTTTAACAAGAATGAAACCACTGTTAGAAGGAGGTTTAGTGACTTTCTGGGATTGCACAGCAAACTAGCCTCCAAGTACCTGCACATAGGTTACATAGTCCCTCCCGCTCCAGAGAAAAGCATTGTGG GAATGACTAAGGTCAAAGTTGGGAAGGAAGATTTATCATCTGCAGAATTTGTCGAGAAGAGAAGATCAGCTTTAGAAAG GTATCTGATGAGAACAGTAAAACATCCTGTCTTGCTGAAAGATCCGGATGTCATAATGTTCTTGGAGAGTTCAGAG CTGCCGAGAGCGGTTAGCACCCAGGCGCTGAGTGGGGCCGGAATATTGAGGATGGTAAACAAAGCTGCCGACGCtgtcaacaaaatgacaatcaAGATGAATGAATCGGATGCG TGGTTTGAGGAAAAGCACCAACAGTTTGAGAACCTTGACCTGCAACTCCGAAAACTGCATGCCAGTGTGGAGTCTTTGGTCTGTCACCGAAAAG AGCTGTCTGTGAACACGGCGTCTTTCGCCAAGTCGGCGGCGATGCTGGGGAACTCGGAGGACCACACGGCTCTGTCGCGGGCCCTGTCCCAGCTGGCCGAGGTGGAGGAGAAGATCGACCGGCTGCACCAGGACCAGGCCTATGCCGATTTCTATCTGTTCTCCGAACTGCTGGGGGACTATGTACGCCTGATCACTGCAGTCAAG AGCGTATTTGACCAGAGGATGAAGACCTGGTCCAAGTGGCAGGACACCCAGCTCTTGCTACAGAAGAAGCGTGAGTCTGAGGCCAAACTACAGTTTGCCAACAAGCCTGACAAACTTCAGCAGGCTAAGGACGAAATCAAAGAG TTGGAGGGGAAGGTTGAACAAGGAGAGAAAGACTTTGAACTGATTTCAAAAACCATTCGGAAAGAAGTGAGCAGATTCGAG AAAGAAAGGGTGAAGGACTTCAAAGCTGTCATTATTAAATACCTTGAGTCGCTCGTGCAAACACAACAGCAG CTCATAAAGTATTGGGAGGCGTTCTTACCAGAAGCCAAAGCTATTGCATAG
- the snx2 gene encoding sorting nexin-2 isoform X1, with translation MAAEMEPPPLGNAGETDFRELEDGEDLFVSTVTTLEYPEPSSPEPASLPAEDISINSNGPKQKDVSFDDDPEDLFAEATEEVSLDSPEREPILSDGPSPAITPVTPTTMLTPRMDLGAADMFERSLDEIEEDNNGDTFDIHIAVSDPEKVGDGMNAYMGYKVTTKTSMTIFNKNETTVRRRFSDFLGLHSKLASKYLHIGYIVPPAPEKSIVGMTKVKVGKEDLSSAEFVEKRRSALERYLMRTVKHPVLLKDPDVIMFLESSELPRAVSTQALSGAGILRMVNKAADAVNKMTIKMNESDAWFEEKHQQFENLDLQLRKLHASVESLVCHRKELSVNTASFAKSAAMLGNSEDHTALSRALSQLAEVEEKIDRLHQDQAYADFYLFSELLGDYVRLITAVKSVFDQRMKTWSKWQDTQLLLQKKRESEAKLQFANKPDKLQQAKDEIKEMCYVATDFGKLCHHQGVVLVLPPPRGCFGFATTKGLFWFCHHQGVVLVLPPPRGCFGFATTKGLFWFCHHQGVVLILVKKSLTDTAFKLQRIVNIGTD, from the exons ATGGCGGCGGAGATGGAACCTCCACCGCTGGGGAATGCAGGAGAGACTGACTTTAGGGAGCTAGAAGATGGAGAGGACCTTTTTGTCAGTACTGTCACTACACTAGAG TATCCTGAACCCTCATCTCCAGAACCTGCCAGCCTACCTGCAGAAGACATAAGTATAAACTCAAATGGACCTAAGCAAAAAGATGTTTCATTTGATGACGATCCAGAAGATCTGTTTGCAG AAGCAACAGAGGAAGTTTCTCTGGACAGCCCAGAGAGGGAACCCATTCTGTCGGATGGTCCTTCTCCGGCCATCACCCCTGTCACCCCAACAACTATGCTCACCCCCAGGATGGACCTGGGCGCTGCAGACATGTTTGAGAGATCCTTGGATGAG ATTGAGGAGGACAACAATGGTGACACCTTTGACATCCACATAGCAGTGTCCGATCCAGAGAAAGTTG gaGATGGAATGAATGCTTACATGGGATACAAGGTAACAACAAAG ACCTCTATGACAATTTTTAACAAGAATGAAACCACTGTTAGAAGGAGGTTTAGTGACTTTCTGGGATTGCACAGCAAACTAGCCTCCAAGTACCTGCACATAGGTTACATAGTCCCTCCCGCTCCAGAGAAAAGCATTGTGG GAATGACTAAGGTCAAAGTTGGGAAGGAAGATTTATCATCTGCAGAATTTGTCGAGAAGAGAAGATCAGCTTTAGAAAG GTATCTGATGAGAACAGTAAAACATCCTGTCTTGCTGAAAGATCCGGATGTCATAATGTTCTTGGAGAGTTCAGAG CTGCCGAGAGCGGTTAGCACCCAGGCGCTGAGTGGGGCCGGAATATTGAGGATGGTAAACAAAGCTGCCGACGCtgtcaacaaaatgacaatcaAGATGAATGAATCGGATGCG TGGTTTGAGGAAAAGCACCAACAGTTTGAGAACCTTGACCTGCAACTCCGAAAACTGCATGCCAGTGTGGAGTCTTTGGTCTGTCACCGAAAAG AGCTGTCTGTGAACACGGCGTCTTTCGCCAAGTCGGCGGCGATGCTGGGGAACTCGGAGGACCACACGGCTCTGTCGCGGGCCCTGTCCCAGCTGGCCGAGGTGGAGGAGAAGATCGACCGGCTGCACCAGGACCAGGCCTATGCCGATTTCTATCTGTTCTCCGAACTGCTGGGGGACTATGTACGCCTGATCACTGCAGTCAAG AGCGTATTTGACCAGAGGATGAAGACCTGGTCCAAGTGGCAGGACACCCAGCTCTTGCTACAGAAGAAGCGTGAGTCTGAGGCCAAACTACAGTTTGCCAACAAGCCTGACAAACTTCAGCAGGCTAAGGACGAAATCAAAGAG ATGTGTTATGTAGCCACTGACTTTGGAAAACTTTGCCACCACCAAGGAGTTGTTTTGGTTTTGCCACCACCAAGGGGTTGTTTTGGTTTTGCCACCACCAAGGGGTTGTTTTGGTTTTGCCACCACCAAGGGGTTGTTTTGGTTTTGCCACCACCAAGGGGTTGTTTTGGTTTTGCCACCACCAAGGGGTTGTTTTGGTTTTGCCACCACCAAGGGGTTGTTTTGATTTTGGTAAAAAAATCCCTCACTGACACAGCATTTAAACTTCAAAGGATCGTAAATATTGGTACAGACTAA